The Megalobrama amblycephala isolate DHTTF-2021 linkage group LG7, ASM1881202v1, whole genome shotgun sequence genome window below encodes:
- the LOC125273089 gene encoding immunoglobulin delta heavy chain-like has translation MSCLTLKSIMSQILLILCVFLPYVSGISLTSSPAQIKAPGQSVKLSCQISGYALKDYGTAWIRQPPGKAMEWIGIIWGSGSIDSGNSFKSRFTISRDTDRNELYLDISSLQTEDTAVYYCAKTDTVAQLNVRKTGTDHKEKVLWGHQQVMNLAGPTYFSVFTLQWCSNGLKGISGDEIRLDQFPAVIKRPGETVKISCKISGFTMTSSYYWIRQKPGKALEWIGGVNSGESSESDYLIYADSVKNHFTYE, from the exons ATGTCCTGTCTGACTCTGAAATCAATCATGAGTCAAATTCTactcattttgtgtgtttttttaccAT atGTTTCTGGCATCTCTCTGACCTCGTCTCCTGCACAGATTAAAGCTCCTGGTCAATCAGTGAAGTTGTCCTGTCAGATCTCTGGATATGCCCTCAAAGACTATGGCACAGCTTGGATCAGGCAGCCTCCTGGAAAAGCCATGGAGTGGATCGGGATCATATGGGGCAGTGGATCGATAGACTCTGGAAATTCCTTCAAGAGTCGCTTCACGATTTCCAGAGACACGGACCGGAATGAGCTGTACTTAGACATCAGCAGCCTGCAGACTGAAGACACAGCTGTGTATTACTGTGCAAAGACAGACACAGTGGCTCAGCTCAATGTGAGAAA GACTGGCACAGACCACAAGGAAAAAGTTTTATGGGGACACCAACAAGTGATGAACCTGGCCGGGCCCACATATTTTTCAGTGTTTACTCTTCAGTGGTGTAGCAATGGCCTGAAAG gtaTCAGTGGTGATGAAATCCGATTAGATCAGTTTCCTGCTGTGATAAAGAGACCTGGAGAAACAGTGAAGATCTCCTGTAAAATATCTGGTTTTACAATGACAAGCTCCTACTACTGGATCAGGCAGAAGCCAGGAaaagctctggagtggattggGGGAGTAAACTCTGGTGAAAGTTCCGAATCTGATTATCTTATTTACGCAGACTCTGTGAAAAATCACTTCACTTATGAGTGA